The Bernardetia litoralis DSM 6794 genome includes a window with the following:
- a CDS encoding FtsX-like permease family protein produces the protein MNTALFIARRYFFAKKKRNFINLLTFMSMIGVAIGTAALIIVLSVFNGLEDLTRKLHTAYNAELKISAREGKSFILNDSLKQTIKSVEGIQTITEVIEDNALIQYKGTRMAVHLKGVSDNFAEQYQLKDKIIDGNFKIKEGNLDFALLGYGVYKMLSVAMNDEITPLQVWYPKKGVKNISPTNPLNAFNQKAIMTGGVLFIEQQFDQNHVIVPLSFAQKLTDYDKNRTSLEIKVKKGFSIKKVQRQLKRELEDKSVLLVKNAKIETDGKFKGRFLVENAEEQQASILRAFKIERFFAYIAFSFVLALASFNIFFSLAMLAVEKRYDISLLFSIGASKSMVRRLFYFEGSIIALIGAIVGIVLSVSMILAQQQWGFVPLGNGNSIVESYPVELEYLDVLWVCITVVVVTILASFVPARNASRTSITANLLK, from the coding sequence ATGAATACAGCTCTTTTTATTGCTCGTCGTTATTTCTTTGCTAAGAAAAAACGAAATTTTATTAATCTTCTGACTTTTATGTCCATGATTGGAGTTGCTATCGGAACGGCTGCTCTTATTATTGTACTTTCCGTTTTTAATGGATTGGAAGACCTAACACGAAAACTTCACACAGCTTATAATGCTGAACTCAAAATTTCGGCTAGAGAAGGGAAATCATTTATTTTGAATGATTCTCTCAAGCAAACCATAAAAAGTGTAGAGGGCATTCAGACAATTACAGAGGTAATTGAAGATAATGCACTTATTCAATATAAAGGAACACGCATGGCAGTTCATTTGAAGGGTGTAAGTGATAATTTTGCTGAACAATATCAACTTAAAGATAAAATTATTGATGGAAATTTTAAAATAAAAGAAGGAAATTTAGATTTTGCTCTATTAGGTTATGGTGTCTATAAGATGCTTTCTGTTGCTATGAATGATGAAATTACACCTCTACAAGTTTGGTATCCCAAAAAAGGAGTAAAAAATATTTCGCCTACTAATCCATTAAATGCCTTTAATCAGAAAGCTATAATGACTGGAGGAGTTCTTTTTATAGAACAGCAATTTGACCAAAATCATGTGATTGTTCCTCTTTCTTTTGCTCAAAAACTAACCGATTATGATAAAAACCGAACTTCTTTAGAAATAAAAGTAAAAAAAGGATTTTCAATAAAGAAAGTTCAAAGACAACTCAAAAGAGAATTAGAAGATAAATCTGTGCTTTTAGTAAAAAATGCTAAAATAGAAACAGATGGAAAGTTTAAAGGAAGGTTTTTAGTAGAAAATGCCGAAGAGCAGCAAGCAAGTATTTTGAGAGCCTTTAAGATTGAACGTTTTTTTGCTTATATCGCTTTTTCATTTGTTCTTGCATTAGCTAGTTTTAACATTTTTTTCTCTTTGGCTATGCTTGCCGTAGAAAAACGTTATGACATTTCGCTTTTATTTTCCATTGGTGCTTCAAAGTCTATGGTAAGAAGACTTTTTTATTTTGAAGGTTCTATAATTGCTCTCATTGGTGCAATAGTAGGAATTGTTTTGAGTGTTTCGATGATTTTGGCACAACAACAATGGGGTTTTGTACCTCTAGGAAATGGAAATTCGATTGTAGAATCTTATCCAGTTGAGTTAGAATATTTAGATGTTTTGTGGGTTTGTATTACAGTAGTTGTGGTTACTATTTTGGCTTCTTTTGTACCTGCTCGTAATGCTTCTCGTACTTCTATTACAGCAAATTTATTGAAATAG
- a CDS encoding transposase, with product MNKIVQKAEHLHQAYPNGITLSNRLVDGIVGNVYIGTGKDGELLFLFGNLAAPTLPKYYERRWTIESFFQNLKGRGFNLKITHLQNSEKLKKLIACVSLAYAFCSNTGLYEHRKVQKIKNKNHGRKSTSFARKGIDIIRDLLKQTELLDQLVEKFVKIICINARKIIAKSDFLHEKMVI from the coding sequence ATGAATAAAATAGTGCAAAAAGCAGAGCATCTTCATCAAGCTTATCCTAATGGAATAACTTTGTCTAATAGATTAGTAGATGGTATTGTAGGAAATGTATATATAGGAACAGGAAAAGATGGAGAACTTTTATTTTTATTTGGCAATTTAGCAGCTCCTACTTTACCTAAATACTATGAAAGAAGGTGGACAATAGAGAGCTTTTTTCAGAACTTAAAAGGAAGAGGTTTTAATTTAAAAATTACTCATTTACAAAATAGCGAAAAGCTTAAAAAATTGATTGCTTGCGTTTCTCTAGCTTATGCTTTTTGTTCTAATACAGGGCTGTACGAACATAGAAAAGTGCAAAAAATAAAAAATAAAAATCATGGCAGAAAATCTACAAGTTTTGCACGAAAAGGAATAGACATAATACGAGATTTATTAAAACAGACAGAATTATTAGACCAACTTGTTGAAAAATTTGTCAAAATTATTTGCATAAATGCACGAAAAATAATTGCCAAATCTGATTTTTTACACGAAAAAATGGTAATTTAA